A single Petrotoga sp. 9PW.55.5.1 DNA region contains:
- a CDS encoding sedoheptulokinase, producing the protein MNTLGIDFGTTSYSACFFSNETRNFLFKNRKNDSLIIDGLNNEFKITKVRSEFKSFINDLGEVFNLNEVEAITITGNMHSFFLVKNDTPITNIITWQDQRSLEKYKDNESYIEYINKNYRELFSKFQHYLTSGYAVTTLLPLSQIIDFKGCSLHFAPEFLLKELLGDKPYSEIPTDHSLAHSSGFYDLETKDWNYRLIEELGYKDLLLPRIEDAGSFIGYVGNHIPQLSGVPIYLGMGDNQASVLGSIFEKKINDEFANIFDESKILVMNIGTSGQISSVTCKTNNVSEFLEYRPFVDDYLLLVGASLSAGKTIEIIKNFTKEILRKITKKSYDDNKIYEIIKNSVLPYSTLKFRTTLNGTRYDPYLRGFIDNIGLTNFTYENLITAAAYGIIEELYFYYQKMDFDCETIIGIGTGLQKNPFFQNIIKKVFKRDFFLSKLKETTSFGAAICALNARLYGKEVLDHDFK; encoded by the coding sequence ATGAATACTTTAGGAATAGATTTTGGTACAACTTCATATAGTGCTTGTTTCTTTAGTAACGAAACAAGAAATTTTTTATTTAAAAATAGAAAAAATGATAGTCTTATTATTGATGGACTAAATAATGAATTTAAAATAACAAAAGTAAGATCCGAATTTAAAAGTTTTATTAATGATTTAGGTGAAGTTTTTAATTTAAATGAAGTTGAGGCAATTACTATAACGGGTAATATGCATAGCTTTTTCTTAGTAAAAAATGATACTCCTATTACGAATATAATCACTTGGCAAGATCAAAGATCTTTAGAAAAATATAAAGATAATGAATCATATATTGAATATATAAACAAGAATTATCGAGAACTTTTTTCAAAATTTCAACATTATCTTACTTCAGGATATGCAGTCACTACCTTGTTGCCTTTATCTCAAATCATAGATTTTAAAGGTTGTTCTTTGCATTTCGCACCTGAATTTCTTTTAAAAGAACTATTAGGTGATAAGCCATATAGTGAAATACCAACTGACCATTCTTTGGCTCATAGTAGTGGTTTTTATGATTTGGAGACTAAAGATTGGAATTATAGATTAATTGAAGAGTTAGGTTATAAAGATCTTTTGCTTCCTAGAATTGAAGACGCTGGTAGCTTTATTGGATATGTAGGAAACCATATTCCACAATTATCGGGAGTTCCAATTTATTTGGGAATGGGAGATAATCAAGCATCTGTGCTAGGCTCTATTTTTGAAAAGAAAATTAATGATGAATTTGCAAATATTTTTGATGAGTCAAAAATATTAGTCATGAATATAGGCACAAGTGGACAAATATCTTCTGTTACGTGTAAGACAAATAATGTTTCGGAATTTTTAGAATATAGACCTTTTGTTGATGATTATTTATTATTGGTAGGGGCAAGTTTGTCGGCAGGTAAAACTATCGAGATTATTAAAAATTTCACAAAGGAAATATTAAGAAAAATAACTAAAAAAAGCTATGATGATAATAAAATTTATGAAATTATCAAAAATTCTGTTTTGCCCTATTCAACATTAAAATTTCGTACTACGTTAAATGGAACGCGTTATGACCCTTATTTAAGAGGTTTTATTGACAATATAGGTTTAACTAATTTTACTTACGAAAATTTGATAACTGCTGCAGCATATGGAATAATAGAAGAGTTATATTTTTATTATCAAAAAATGGATTTTGATTGTGAAACTATAATTGGTATTGGAACTGGATTACAGAAAAACCCCTTTTTCCAAAATATTATAAAAAAAGTGTTTAAAAGAGATTTTTTTTTGAGTAAATTAAAAGAAACTACTAGTTTTGGAGCGGCCATATGTGCATTAAATGCTAGATTATATGGAAAGGAGGTTTTAGATCATGATTTTAAATAA
- a CDS encoding class I mannose-6-phosphate isomerase: MILNKGEIIKQLNKPLLIKENRVRRLYKGGALIDRFRRHMVAKDDFLPEDWIGSTTLAINRDPIPEEGIGKLIIKDPKISSDMEISFKKILEIPEYAETLFGDGIERGKTPGILVKLLDSITRLPLQTHPNKKFTSKYFHDNHGKCESWIVLEGRKINNEDPYVLYGFKEHVTKELFIKAYNEQKIKLMESFMNKIYVKPGDIFYIEPNIIHAIGPGVFLLEIQEPTDYVFQFDKKGEYWELNDYEVHMGLGEEVMLNTIEYELKGSKLVNKNFSHIDIYKNYNDIIPLFKKEQNEYFGCDLITSEKSIQRVHKEIRIGVVIEGSLNLNLNGSILQVQKGDTYMLPAPSGTAFHICNYNNIKGKDYFSILEAFPI, translated from the coding sequence ATGATTTTAAATAAAGGTGAAATTATTAAACAATTAAATAAACCTCTTTTAATTAAAGAGAATAGAGTTCGCAGGTTATATAAAGGAGGTGCTTTAATTGATAGATTTAGAAGACATATGGTGGCGAAAGATGATTTTTTACCAGAAGATTGGATAGGTTCAACTACTTTAGCTATAAATAGGGATCCTATTCCTGAGGAAGGAATAGGAAAATTAATAATTAAAGATCCTAAAATTAGTTCCGATATGGAAATATCTTTTAAAAAAATTTTGGAGATTCCTGAATATGCTGAAACATTATTTGGGGATGGAATTGAAAGAGGAAAAACACCCGGCATATTGGTTAAGTTATTAGATTCAATTACCAGGCTTCCTTTACAAACTCATCCTAATAAAAAATTTACCTCTAAATATTTTCACGATAATCATGGAAAGTGTGAAAGTTGGATAGTTTTAGAGGGAAGAAAAATAAATAATGAAGACCCTTATGTTTTGTATGGTTTTAAAGAACACGTCACTAAAGAATTGTTCATAAAAGCATACAATGAGCAAAAAATAAAATTAATGGAATCTTTTATGAATAAAATTTATGTTAAACCTGGAGATATATTTTATATTGAGCCAAATATTATTCATGCAATTGGACCAGGAGTATTTTTATTGGAAATTCAAGAACCTACAGATTATGTATTTCAATTTGATAAAAAAGGAGAATATTGGGAACTTAATGATTATGAAGTACATATGGGTCTTGGTGAAGAAGTGATGCTTAATACAATTGAGTATGAGTTGAAAGGATCTAAATTGGTAAATAAAAACTTTTCACATATAGACATTTATAAGAATTATAATGATATAATTCCTTTATTTAAAAAGGAACAAAATGAATACTTTGGATGTGATTTAATAACATCTGAAAAAAGTATTCAAAGAGTGCATAAGGAAATAAGAATAGGAGTTGTAATAGAAGGATCTTTAAATTTAAATTTAAATGGCTCAATTTTACAAGTACAGAAAGGTGATACCTATATGTTGCCAGCACCTTCTGGAACTGCATTTCACATTTGTAATTATAATAATATAAAAGGCAAAGATTATTTTTCCATTTTAGAAGCTTTTCCAATTTAA
- a CDS encoding class I fructose-bisphosphate aldolase, translating to MGIKDLRISHILNSKSGKSVIIPIDHGLVMGNIEGLQDPIDILEKLIKLGIDGTLMSPGITKITNEYFCSKDAPGRILTIDLPLSSTIPGESGRIIGHEVISDIEFAIRNALDLVKVLLPWGEKENVQMESIKVVSKVATECDKWNIPLMVEPVFWGSHTSKDKKNDPKLIEHAARMALELGADILKIPYTGNVSEFKQLIKHLKVPVFVLGGPKMDNIKDILNAAKESIEAGAKGIVFGRNVWQNPKMESLIKGLKEIVHENASVDEAIKKYDLF from the coding sequence ATGGGAATAAAAGATCTTAGAATATCACACATTTTAAATTCAAAAAGTGGTAAATCTGTTATTATTCCGATAGATCATGGATTAGTAATGGGAAATATTGAAGGACTTCAAGATCCCATAGATATATTAGAAAAGCTTATTAAACTAGGAATAGATGGAACTCTGATGAGCCCTGGTATAACTAAAATAACCAATGAATATTTCTGTTCAAAAGATGCCCCAGGGAGGATATTAACTATAGACCTTCCCTTATCATCAACAATCCCTGGTGAAAGTGGAAGAATAATTGGGCATGAAGTAATTTCAGATATAGAATTTGCCATAAGGAATGCTCTAGATTTAGTTAAAGTATTACTACCCTGGGGAGAAAAAGAAAATGTTCAAATGGAAAGTATAAAAGTTGTGTCAAAAGTCGCTACTGAATGTGACAAATGGAATATTCCATTGATGGTAGAGCCAGTTTTTTGGGGTAGTCATACGTCGAAAGATAAAAAAAATGACCCAAAATTAATTGAACATGCTGCTAGAATGGCACTTGAACTAGGGGCTGATATTTTAAAAATTCCATACACAGGGAATGTATCAGAATTTAAACAATTAATTAAGCATTTGAAAGTACCTGTATTTGTACTAGGTGGGCCAAAGATGGATAATATAAAAGATATATTAAATGCTGCTAAAGAATCCATAGAAGCAGGTGCAAAAGGAATAGTATTTGGAAGAAACGTATGGCAAAACCCTAAGATGGAATCTCTTATAAAAGGTCTTAAAGAAATTGTTCACGAAAACGCTTCGGTTGATGAAGCCATTAAGAAGTATGACTTATTTTAA
- a CDS encoding carbohydrate kinase family protein → MDRVGITIGGIIVYDYIKIIDNYPKVGQLANILSMGYSVGGAVPNTLIDLAKIDKSLSLQAIGMIGDDESGKYVLKFLKDNGINTEMVYTQNKIGTSFTDDMIIESTGERTFFHYRGANSLLDFSHFDFEKIKSKILHIGYPLLLDRLDSFDPEYGTVLAKTFAMAQKKGIKTSLDLVSENSDRFSKIIPPSLKYTDYCTINEIEASLTTNIPIRDAGDNLMINNIKPICIKLKEMGVRKWVIIHFPEGAFGIDENNNFYEQPSFELPKGYIKGAVGAGDAFCAGVLYSIHQGWNMTQALKVGTVTATCCLSKSGTTEGIENIESMMKSFDNFPLRKL, encoded by the coding sequence ATGGATAGAGTAGGTATTACAATTGGTGGAATTATTGTATATGATTACATAAAAATTATTGATAACTATCCTAAAGTTGGTCAATTAGCAAACATATTATCAATGGGCTATTCAGTTGGAGGAGCTGTACCTAATACTTTAATAGACTTAGCAAAAATAGACAAATCTTTGTCCCTTCAGGCTATAGGAATGATTGGGGATGATGAATCAGGTAAGTATGTTTTAAAATTTTTAAAAGATAACGGTATAAATACAGAAATGGTATATACACAAAATAAAATTGGAACTTCTTTTACTGATGACATGATTATTGAGTCGACAGGTGAAAGAACTTTTTTCCATTATCGTGGAGCCAATTCATTACTTGATTTCTCTCATTTCGATTTCGAAAAAATAAAATCAAAGATATTACATATAGGGTATCCTTTATTATTAGATAGACTTGATTCTTTCGATCCTGAATACGGAACAGTATTGGCAAAAACGTTTGCGATGGCTCAAAAAAAGGGAATAAAAACATCTTTAGATTTAGTAAGTGAAAATTCTGATAGATTTTCCAAAATTATTCCACCTTCTTTAAAATACACTGATTATTGTACTATAAACGAAATCGAAGCTTCTTTAACAACTAATATTCCTATAAGAGACGCTGGCGACAATTTGATGATTAATAATATTAAACCTATATGTATCAAATTAAAAGAAATGGGAGTAAGAAAGTGGGTGATAATTCATTTCCCAGAAGGAGCTTTTGGGATAGATGAGAATAATAATTTTTATGAGCAACCATCGTTTGAACTACCAAAAGGATACATAAAAGGAGCAGTTGGTGCAGGTGATGCCTTTTGTGCGGGGGTTTTATATTCAATCCATCAAGGATGGAATATGACTCAAGCTCTAAAGGTAGGCACAGTAACAGCAACTTGTTGTCTTTCAAAAAGTGGAACAACTGAAGGAATAGAAAATATAGAAAGCATGATGAAATCATTTGATAATTTTCCATTAAGAAAATTATGA
- a CDS encoding ERCC4 domain-containing protein, with translation MSSLLWILESTDKENFPYRVSIRKNNKILLALFVQDKWPGAGKHIFCLRDKEESANIYSEVERIPIISINRYGKRLSVVLDRNVNKRCDFLFLKKQYKNKAGEYEQIFWRTEQGMKEHKPRVKLTAKGNNYLHILIDKNEKYPWKFTNCTVEKTQLKAGDYALILNDVIIAVVERKSFENIISDIKNLPIFHLKLGELEKYKHSALVIEANYSDFLNPDKLKVYSPSYISKVVAEIFAFHPNFQIIFAGNRKIANEWTLRFFQAVVSHEKESIPNIVEEETMQFTSSKDFKGGIYYDIRKEIIQNIEGDFTINTLRDKFPVASDSTIRKVMNDLKKEGLIDNFGHGKSTVWRKI, from the coding sequence ATGAGCTCTCTATTGTGGATCCTTGAATCAACAGATAAAGAAAATTTCCCATATAGAGTGTCTATAAGAAAAAATAATAAAATATTGTTGGCATTATTTGTGCAAGACAAGTGGCCTGGAGCAGGTAAACATATATTTTGCCTCAGAGATAAAGAAGAATCTGCCAACATTTATTCAGAGGTAGAAAGAATACCCATTATTTCTATTAACCGTTATGGTAAAAGACTTTCTGTGGTCCTTGATAGAAATGTTAATAAAAGATGTGACTTTCTCTTTTTAAAAAAACAATACAAAAACAAAGCTGGCGAATACGAACAAATATTTTGGCGTACCGAACAAGGCATGAAAGAGCACAAACCTCGTGTTAAATTGACAGCAAAAGGCAACAACTATCTCCACATATTAATAGATAAAAACGAAAAATACCCTTGGAAATTTACAAATTGCACTGTTGAAAAAACTCAACTTAAAGCTGGTGATTATGCTCTAATACTTAATGATGTAATAATTGCGGTGGTTGAAAGGAAGAGCTTTGAAAATATAATTTCAGACATTAAAAATTTGCCTATTTTTCATTTGAAACTTGGTGAATTAGAAAAATATAAGCATTCAGCACTTGTTATCGAAGCCAACTACTCTGATTTTTTGAATCCGGATAAATTAAAAGTTTATTCCCCTTCGTATATTTCAAAAGTAGTAGCAGAAATTTTCGCGTTTCATCCAAACTTTCAAATTATCTTCGCTGGAAACAGAAAGATAGCAAACGAATGGACCCTTAGATTTTTTCAAGCAGTTGTTTCTCACGAAAAAGAATCTATACCCAACATAGTTGAGGAAGAAACCATGCAATTCACTTCTTCTAAGGATTTTAAGGGAGGTATTTATTACGATATAAGGAAAGAAATTATCCAAAATATTGAGGGGGACTTCACTATAAATACCTTAAGAGACAAATTCCCAGTTGCCTCTGACTCCACAATTAGAAAAGTGATGAACGACCTCAAAAAAGAGGGTTTAATAGACAATTTTGGGCATGGTAAATCAACTGTTTGGAGAAAGATATAG
- a CDS encoding alcohol dehydrogenase catalytic domain-containing protein produces the protein MQSIYIKEPHSIGIIESDIPQPKEDESLVKVLGCGVCGTDLKIFKGETLATYPLIPGHEIVGEIVSSQTLEKGTKITIDPNIPCGSCQYCREGKIHLCENLRAVGVNRSGGFSELLVVPNRQIYVLNKDIDVRSAIFSEPLSCIIHGLDLSNFKYTDDIAIVGGGAIGIIFSMLLSRLSIGNTLIFEISQKKIEFIENELKLEVTHPDNFSNKQKFDIVFECSGSIPGLETAFSLVKKGGKIIDFGVTPKGMNAKETEPFKIYSQELSMIGSYVNPFTMQRAVKIINSKEFEFQKLLTDEGNLSEIQGYITSSKKPFLKAAFIR, from the coding sequence ATGCAATCAATTTATATTAAAGAACCTCATAGTATTGGAATAATTGAAAGTGACATTCCTCAGCCAAAAGAAGATGAATCGTTGGTAAAAGTTTTGGGATGTGGAGTTTGTGGGACGGATTTAAAGATTTTTAAAGGAGAAACACTTGCAACTTATCCTCTTATACCCGGTCATGAGATTGTAGGAGAGATAGTGAGTTCTCAAACATTAGAAAAAGGAACAAAAATCACAATAGACCCTAATATTCCATGTGGTTCTTGTCAGTATTGTAGAGAGGGAAAAATACATTTGTGTGAAAATTTAAGAGCCGTTGGAGTTAATAGATCCGGTGGATTTTCAGAGTTATTGGTAGTTCCTAATAGACAAATTTATGTTTTAAATAAAGATATAGATGTTAGAAGTGCAATATTTTCAGAGCCTCTTTCTTGTATTATTCATGGATTGGACCTCTCAAATTTCAAATATACTGATGACATTGCGATAGTTGGTGGAGGAGCTATTGGAATAATATTTTCGATGTTATTAAGCAGATTATCAATAGGTAATACATTAATTTTTGAAATTTCTCAAAAAAAGATTGAGTTTATCGAAAATGAACTAAAATTAGAAGTTACACATCCTGATAATTTTTCTAATAAACAAAAATTTGACATTGTATTTGAGTGTTCAGGCAGTATCCCCGGATTAGAGACCGCTTTTTCCTTAGTAAAAAAAGGTGGTAAAATTATAGACTTTGGTGTAACTCCAAAAGGCATGAATGCAAAAGAAACCGAGCCTTTCAAAATCTATAGTCAAGAATTATCTATGATTGGATCCTACGTAAATCCATTTACAATGCAAAGAGCGGTAAAAATAATAAATAGCAAAGAATTTGAATTTCAAAAATTATTAACTGATGAAGGAAATCTTTCGGAGATTCAAGGTTATATCACCTCTTCTAAAAAGCCTTTTTTAAAAGCTGCATTTATAAGATAA
- a CDS encoding LacI family DNA-binding transcriptional regulator, producing MTKKITIKDIAERAGVSVATVSRALSGKPGVSDQLRKEIQIKAEELGYLKNSAAISLKTSKSKTIGVIVSDIRNPFFLDFLTGVDNVLFSRGYKFLLSNSDENVEKEKVYLNWMVEHGVEGILASPVSEKDGKSSVNLYRKFYKLGIPIVLYDRTFPKETQFSSVTIDNKDSIIQALIYLKNKGHENIGIFLSKSGIYTIEERLKGFIEGCKLLNLPFKEEWIGRDLYPEEMTYNKLKELLDKKNLPTAIIATNNKITKLLVSASRKLNINIPKDLSIMGYDDLPENEIISPPITCIKQPVFEIGRIASTMLLGKINDNFSEPTKVILKAEIIERKSIQDLNKKVSHFIKT from the coding sequence ATGACAAAAAAAATAACAATTAAAGATATAGCAGAGAGAGCTGGAGTTTCAGTAGCTACGGTGTCAAGAGCATTATCAGGAAAACCTGGTGTTAGCGATCAATTAAGAAAAGAAATTCAAATAAAAGCAGAGGAATTAGGATACTTAAAAAATTCTGCAGCAATTTCTTTGAAAACTTCCAAATCTAAAACAATTGGAGTAATAGTTTCCGATATAAGGAATCCATTTTTTTTGGATTTTCTTACAGGAGTAGACAATGTTTTATTTTCAAGAGGATATAAGTTTTTACTGAGTAATTCAGATGAAAATGTGGAAAAAGAAAAAGTATATCTTAATTGGATGGTTGAACATGGTGTAGAAGGTATTCTAGCTTCGCCAGTTTCGGAAAAAGACGGCAAAAGTAGCGTAAATTTGTATCGAAAATTTTATAAATTGGGTATCCCCATTGTTTTATATGATAGAACTTTTCCTAAAGAAACACAGTTTTCTTCTGTAACAATAGATAATAAAGATAGTATAATACAAGCTTTGATTTATTTAAAGAATAAAGGACATGAAAACATAGGTATTTTTTTATCAAAAAGTGGGATTTATACTATCGAGGAAAGATTAAAAGGGTTTATAGAAGGATGTAAACTTTTGAATTTACCTTTCAAAGAAGAATGGATAGGAAGGGATCTCTATCCTGAAGAAATGACATATAACAAGTTAAAAGAATTATTAGATAAAAAGAATTTACCAACAGCGATAATAGCTACTAATAATAAAATAACTAAATTGTTAGTAAGTGCTTCCAGAAAACTTAATATAAATATTCCTAAAGATCTTTCAATAATGGGATATGATGATTTGCCCGAAAATGAAATTATTTCACCACCTATTACATGTATTAAGCAGCCGGTTTTTGAAATTGGTAGGATTGCTTCAACTATGCTTTTAGGGAAAATAAACGATAATTTTTCTGAACCTACTAAAGTAATTTTAAAAGCTGAAATAATTGAGAGGAAATCTATTCAAGATTTAAATAAAAAAGTTTCTCATTTCATCAAAACTTAG
- a CDS encoding ABC transporter substrate-binding protein translates to MKKSLTVLLTFMILLSFSLVGFAQTSFFDISKANPPKAIESSDMTIFFIVKASENEFWQIVLDGAQKAAKHFGVEFIHQEATSESEVSRQVSILETAIITKPSAIVLAPTVADALVPGIERAMESGIPVIIIDSMANTDNYVSYLGSDNYVIGQKSADELAKALEKKNGSASGKVAAITYMSGVGSLEARMSGFLDRVKEAYPDIEVVAVRDAMGQVGNTINITIDLLTAHPDLDGLYANNQMTGDDLVRALDMLGRKDLAAVAVDSSAQEIWGLENDYLDAVLVQQPWVMGYAGVAYAVMARNGVPLAKNVDTGILVITKESLASGEADAAINPFEYYKNW, encoded by the coding sequence ATGAAAAAGAGTTTAACTGTTTTATTGACTTTTATGATTCTTTTGAGTTTTTCTTTGGTAGGTTTTGCACAAACAAGCTTTTTTGATATTTCAAAAGCAAACCCACCTAAGGCTATTGAATCAAGTGACATGACAATTTTTTTCATCGTAAAAGCAAGTGAAAATGAATTCTGGCAGATAGTCTTAGATGGAGCTCAAAAAGCGGCGAAACATTTTGGTGTGGAATTTATACATCAGGAAGCAACTTCTGAGTCAGAAGTTTCAAGACAAGTTTCAATATTAGAAACTGCCATAATTACTAAACCTTCAGCAATTGTATTGGCTCCAACCGTAGCAGATGCCTTAGTTCCAGGGATCGAAAGGGCTATGGAAAGTGGGATACCTGTTATTATTATTGACTCTATGGCAAATACGGATAATTATGTTTCTTATCTTGGATCAGACAACTATGTGATTGGCCAGAAATCAGCGGATGAACTTGCAAAGGCCTTAGAAAAGAAAAACGGATCTGCGTCAGGTAAAGTTGCTGCGATTACTTATATGAGTGGAGTTGGCTCATTAGAAGCTCGAATGTCTGGATTTTTGGACAGAGTCAAAGAAGCTTATCCTGATATAGAAGTAGTAGCGGTTAGAGATGCGATGGGTCAAGTAGGTAATACAATAAATATCACAATAGATTTATTGACAGCTCATCCAGATTTGGACGGTTTATATGCTAATAATCAAATGACTGGAGATGACTTAGTTAGAGCTTTGGATATGCTGGGAAGAAAAGATTTAGCAGCTGTAGCTGTTGATTCAAGTGCACAAGAAATTTGGGGCTTAGAAAATGATTATTTAGATGCTGTTTTAGTTCAACAACCTTGGGTGATGGGTTATGCAGGTGTCGCTTATGCTGTGATGGCAAGAAATGGAGTTCCTTTGGCTAAAAATGTTGATACAGGTATTTTGGTAATAACCAAAGAAAGTTTAGCTAGTGGAGAAGCAGATGCTGCGATTAATCCTTTTGAATATTATAAAAATTGGTAA
- a CDS encoding sugar ABC transporter ATP-binding protein translates to MSEKNSNESVIMRNITKTFPGVVALQNVSFEVKQGEVRGLVGENGAGKSTLIKILTGAYRPDEGEIIVFGKKYSKMDPTLSEKLGIAAVYQDLMLSNHLSVQENIFLGNEIKNLGFINKSEMYRKAEELLDNLGYKGIISPRSKLSEISPAQKGMVAIAKALMKNAKIMILDEPTAILAEREVKELFRVVKQLKQNNITIIYISHRLEEVFELCDTATVLKDGKVVGSKNIKETTEDELVNMMVGRELKKQHYINRKIGEEILKVQNLKNDKLKGCSFSLRKGEIVGLYGLVGSGRTELARALFGADPIEEGDIYIKGQKIAKLSPNKAIKKRIGLLPEDRREQGLAVKLTVKDNINLPIYSRISKLGIINSKKEKENTFRFVKSLSIKTPTIYQKVENLSGGNQQKVVLSKWLASESQVFILDEPTNGIDVGAKEEIYQLINELASNGNAILLISSYIPELISICDRILIMREGTIAGEVIREEFSEEGILSIAIKTKNSKVGVGS, encoded by the coding sequence TTGAGTGAAAAAAACTCAAATGAAAGCGTAATAATGAGAAATATAACAAAAACTTTTCCTGGTGTTGTTGCTTTACAAAACGTTAGTTTTGAAGTAAAACAAGGAGAAGTTAGAGGATTAGTTGGAGAAAATGGTGCGGGAAAATCTACTTTGATAAAAATTTTAACGGGGGCATATAGACCTGACGAAGGAGAGATAATTGTTTTCGGAAAAAAGTATTCAAAAATGGATCCTACGCTTTCCGAAAAGCTGGGGATAGCAGCTGTTTATCAAGACTTAATGCTTTCAAATCATTTATCAGTTCAAGAAAATATTTTTTTGGGAAACGAAATAAAAAATTTGGGATTTATAAATAAAAGTGAAATGTATAGAAAGGCTGAAGAATTACTTGATAATTTAGGGTATAAAGGAATTATTAGTCCAAGAAGCAAGTTATCTGAAATCAGTCCCGCCCAAAAAGGAATGGTAGCTATTGCAAAAGCTTTAATGAAAAATGCAAAAATAATGATACTTGATGAACCCACAGCTATTTTGGCAGAAAGAGAAGTAAAAGAATTATTCAGAGTAGTGAAACAGTTGAAACAAAATAATATTACAATCATTTATATTTCTCATCGTTTAGAAGAAGTTTTTGAACTATGTGATACAGCTACAGTATTAAAGGATGGGAAAGTTGTTGGTAGTAAAAATATTAAGGAAACCACAGAAGATGAATTAGTTAACATGATGGTTGGTAGAGAATTAAAAAAACAACATTATATTAATAGAAAGATAGGCGAAGAGATTTTAAAAGTGCAAAATTTAAAAAATGATAAGTTAAAAGGATGCTCTTTTTCTTTAAGAAAAGGAGAAATAGTTGGGTTATACGGTTTGGTAGGATCTGGAAGGACTGAATTAGCAAGAGCTTTATTTGGTGCTGATCCAATTGAAGAGGGAGATATATATATAAAAGGACAAAAAATTGCTAAATTATCTCCTAATAAAGCAATAAAGAAAAGGATTGGCTTGCTTCCAGAGGATAGAAGAGAACAAGGTTTAGCAGTAAAACTAACGGTAAAAGATAATATTAATCTTCCTATATATTCGAGAATAAGTAAACTTGGGATTATTAATTCTAAAAAAGAGAAAGAAAACACGTTCCGTTTTGTGAAGTCTTTGTCAATCAAAACTCCTACGATCTATCAAAAAGTTGAGAATTTAAGCGGAGGGAACCAACAAAAGGTTGTACTTTCTAAATGGTTAGCAAGTGAATCTCAAGTTTTTATTTTAGATGAGCCTACTAATGGGATAGACGTAGGTGCTAAGGAGGAAATATATCAATTAATAAATGAATTAGCTTCAAATGGAAATGCGATATTGCTTATTTCATCTTATATACCTGAATTAATTTCAATATGCGATAGAATACTTATCATGAGAGAAGGAACGATTGCGGGCGAAGTAATAAGAGAAGAATTTTCCGAGGAAGGTATACTTTCAATAGCTATTAAAACAAAAAATAGTAAGGTGGGTGTAGGATCATGA